A DNA window from Bacteroides cellulosilyticus contains the following coding sequences:
- a CDS encoding glucosamine-6-phosphate deaminase, producing MKTNLSSQITLNRVSPRYYRPENAFERSVLTRLEKIPTDIYESAEEGANHVAYEIAQLIRDKQKAGRFCVLALPGGNSPRNVYSALIRIHKEEGLSFRNVIIFNLYEYYPLTSDAINSNLNALKEMFLDHVDVDKQNIFSPDGTIPKDTIFEYCRLYEQRIESFGGLDAVLLGIGRVGNIGFNEPGSRLNSTTRLILLDNDSRNEASKMFGSIESTPISSITMGVSTILAAKKIYLMAWGEDKAKMVKECVEGTVTDTIPASFLQTHNNAHVVIDLSAAGNLTRIHRPWLVTSCEWNDKLIRSAIVWLCQLTGKPILKLTNKDYNENGLSELLALFGSAYNVNIKIFNDLQHTITGWPGGKPNADDTYRPERAKPYPKRIVVFSPHPDDDVISMGGTIRRLVEQKHDVHVAYETSGNIAVGDEEVIRFLHFINGFNQIFNNSEDKVVVDKYAEIRKFLKEKKDGDIDTRDILTIKGLIRRGEARTACTYNNIPLDHCHFLDLPFYETGRIQKGPLTEADVEIVRNLLREVKPHQIFVAGDLADPHGTHRVCTDAVFAAIDLEKEEGAKWLKDCRIWMYRGAWAEWEIENIEMAVPISPEELRAKRNSILKHQSQMESAPFLGNDERLFWQRSEDRNRGTAALYDNLGLASYEAMEAFVEYIPL from the coding sequence ATGAAAACCAATCTTAGTTCTCAAATCACTCTCAACAGAGTCTCCCCCAGGTATTATAGGCCTGAGAATGCATTTGAAAGGTCGGTATTGACCCGACTGGAAAAAATCCCAACCGACATCTACGAATCGGCAGAGGAAGGCGCCAACCACGTTGCCTACGAAATAGCTCAACTTATTCGTGATAAACAGAAAGCCGGACGTTTCTGCGTATTGGCATTACCGGGCGGTAATTCTCCCCGCAACGTATACTCAGCCCTTATCCGTATACATAAAGAGGAAGGTTTGAGTTTCCGCAACGTTATCATATTCAACCTTTACGAATATTATCCTCTTACATCAGATGCCATCAACAGCAACCTGAATGCCTTGAAGGAAATGTTCCTTGATCATGTGGACGTTGACAAGCAGAATATCTTTAGCCCGGACGGTACAATTCCTAAAGATACCATCTTTGAATATTGCCGCCTGTACGAGCAACGCATCGAAAGTTTCGGCGGATTGGATGCCGTATTACTGGGTATCGGGCGCGTAGGTAACATTGGTTTCAACGAACCGGGTTCTCGCCTGAACTCCACCACCCGTTTGATTTTACTGGACAACGATTCACGCAATGAAGCATCCAAAATGTTCGGTAGCATCGAAAGCACTCCGATCAGCTCCATAACAATGGGTGTTTCTACCATCCTGGCTGCCAAGAAAATCTATCTGATGGCATGGGGTGAAGACAAAGCCAAAATGGTAAAAGAGTGCGTAGAAGGTACTGTAACAGATACCATTCCGGCATCTTTCCTGCAAACTCACAACAATGCTCATGTAGTTATCGACCTTTCTGCTGCCGGTAACCTGACACGTATCCACCGTCCATGGCTAGTGACTTCCTGCGAATGGAACGACAAACTGATTCGTAGCGCCATCGTCTGGTTGTGCCAACTGACAGGCAAGCCGATCCTGAAACTGACAAACAAGGATTACAATGAAAATGGTTTGAGCGAACTGCTGGCTCTGTTTGGTTCGGCATATAATGTGAATATCAAGATCTTCAACGATCTGCAACATACCATCACCGGATGGCCGGGTGGTAAACCGAATGCGGACGATACCTATCGTCCCGAACGTGCGAAACCGTATCCGAAACGTATCGTTGTATTCTCTCCGCATCCCGATGATGACGTAATCTCCATGGGTGGTACAATCCGCCGCTTGGTAGAACAAAAGCATGACGTACACGTGGCTTACGAAACTTCCGGTAACATTGCCGTAGGTGACGAAGAAGTAATCCGCTTCCTGCATTTCATCAATGGTTTCAACCAGATCTTCAATAATAGCGAAGACAAGGTAGTTGTTGATAAATATGCAGAAATCCGTAAATTCCTGAAAGAGAAGAAAGACGGTGACATCGATACACGGGACATCCTCACAATTAAGGGTTTGATACGTCGTGGTGAAGCGCGCACCGCTTGTACGTACAATAATATACCTCTGGATCATTGCCACTTCCTTGACCTGCCGTTCTACGAAACTGGCAGAATACAGAAAGGTCCGTTGACCGAAGCTGATGTGGAAATTGTACGTAATCTGCTGCGTGAAGTGAAACCTCATCAGATATTCGTTGCCGGTGACCTCGCCGATCCGCATGGCACACACCGTGTCTGCACAGATGCCGTATTTGCTGCTATCGATCTGGAAAAAGAAGAAGGTGCAAAATGGTTGAAAGATTGCCGTATTTGGATGTATCGTGGTGCGTGGGCCGAGTGGGAAATTGAAAACATTGAAATGGCAGTACCTATCAGTCCGGAAGAACTGCGTGCAAAACGTAATTCAATCCTGAAACACCAGTCTCAGATGGAAAGTGCACCATTCCTGGGCAACGACGAACGTTTGTTCTGGCAACGTAGTGAAGACCGTAATCGTGGTACCGCCGCATTGTATGACAATCTCGGTTTGGCATCTTACGAGGCAATGGAAGCATTCGTGGAATATATTCCGCTGTAA
- a CDS encoding glycoside hydrolase family 2 protein, producing the protein MKKKFLGWILFLITICNGQYVGAQELLTNVYGRQYTFLNGKWNAIIDPYQQGRRTSIYKNRPLRNKADFKEYEFEGGLRLNVPSDWNSQLPELKYYEGTVWYARKFEVSKNQDENLFLHFGAVSYRCRVYLNGKEIGAHEGGFTPFQFNITDLVKAGENFLAVEVNNTRTVDAIPALSFDWWNYGGITRDVMLVRTPKVYISNYFIQLDKYKPDYIHATLQLSEQKAGQKVRIEIPELKIASEVQTDGQGMAKTSFRAKKLERWSPQNPKLYQVTVSSATDHVKENIGFRNLSVKGTRIYLNDTPIFMKGISFHEEIAQRQGRAFSEQDAVALLSEAKELGANLVRLAHYPQNEYIVRLAEKMGIMLWEEIPIWQGIDFKNAGTRMKAQRMYTEMVMRDRNRCALTFWGVANETAPSEARNAFLKSLVEHCHEMDTTRLITAAFDLPKLNPETKAFEMNDSFIEELDVVSINKYMGWYHAWPSDPSEVCWNVAPGKPLIFSEFGGEALYGQSGDSTVTSSWSEEYQEKLFRDNLEMFNNVKNLAGISPWILFDFRSPYRFHPTNQEGWNRKGLISDQGFRKKAWYVMKEFYNNK; encoded by the coding sequence ATGAAGAAGAAATTTTTAGGTTGGATTTTATTTCTGATAACTATCTGTAATGGCCAGTACGTTGGTGCTCAGGAGTTGCTGACGAATGTATATGGCAGACAATACACTTTCTTGAATGGAAAGTGGAATGCTATTATTGATCCTTATCAGCAAGGTCGGCGAACCTCTATCTATAAGAACAGACCTTTAAGAAATAAAGCTGACTTTAAAGAGTATGAGTTCGAAGGAGGGCTACGTTTGAATGTACCTTCTGACTGGAATTCGCAGCTTCCAGAGCTTAAATATTATGAAGGTACGGTGTGGTATGCCCGTAAATTTGAGGTGAGTAAAAATCAGGATGAGAACCTGTTTCTCCACTTCGGAGCTGTGAGTTACCGTTGCCGGGTCTATCTGAATGGAAAAGAGATAGGTGCTCATGAAGGTGGATTTACGCCATTTCAGTTCAATATCACTGATTTGGTAAAAGCAGGAGAAAACTTTCTGGCTGTGGAAGTGAATAATACCCGGACGGTAGATGCAATTCCTGCGCTGTCATTTGACTGGTGGAATTATGGCGGCATAACGCGTGATGTGATGTTGGTACGTACTCCTAAAGTATATATCAGCAATTACTTTATACAACTGGATAAATACAAGCCGGATTATATTCATGCAACCTTGCAACTGTCAGAGCAGAAAGCGGGTCAGAAAGTGAGAATTGAAATTCCTGAACTGAAAATCGCATCTGAAGTACAGACTGACGGACAAGGAATGGCGAAAACATCTTTCCGTGCTAAGAAACTGGAACGTTGGTCGCCCCAAAACCCTAAACTTTACCAGGTCACAGTTTCTTCTGCAACGGATCATGTGAAAGAGAATATAGGTTTTCGTAATCTTAGTGTGAAAGGGACGAGGATTTATCTGAATGACACTCCGATCTTTATGAAAGGAATCAGTTTCCATGAAGAGATAGCTCAACGCCAGGGAAGAGCATTTTCAGAGCAGGATGCTGTAGCATTACTTTCTGAAGCAAAGGAATTAGGTGCCAATTTAGTACGTCTGGCGCATTATCCGCAGAATGAATATATCGTTCGTCTGGCTGAAAAGATGGGTATTATGTTATGGGAAGAAATTCCTATCTGGCAAGGAATTGATTTTAAAAATGCCGGGACGCGTATGAAGGCGCAAAGAATGTATACGGAAATGGTTATGCGTGACAGGAATAGGTGTGCCTTGACCTTTTGGGGAGTTGCCAATGAAACGGCCCCTTCCGAAGCCCGCAATGCTTTTCTGAAGAGCCTTGTCGAGCACTGTCACGAGATGGACACTACCCGTCTGATAACAGCAGCTTTTGACTTACCGAAACTAAATCCTGAAACGAAGGCTTTTGAAATGAACGATTCTTTTATCGAAGAGTTGGATGTAGTATCGATTAATAAATATATGGGGTGGTATCATGCCTGGCCGTCAGATCCTTCGGAAGTGTGTTGGAATGTGGCTCCTGGTAAACCGTTGATTTTTTCTGAATTTGGTGGTGAAGCCCTTTACGGGCAATCGGGAGATTCTACGGTAACCAGTTCATGGAGCGAAGAATATCAGGAAAAGCTGTTTAGAGATAATCTGGAGATGTTCAACAATGTGAAAAATTTGGCCGGTATCTCTCCTTGGATACTATTTGATTTCCGTTCTCCGTATCGTTTTCATCCTACGAATCAGGAAGGTTGGAATCGGAAAGGGCTTATTTCTGATCAGGGATTTAGGAAAAAGGCTTGGTATGTGATGAAAGAGTTCTATAATAATAAGTGA
- a CDS encoding glycoside hydrolase family 3 N-terminal domain-containing protein, protein MKKNSLLCAIIWGIMATSLPAQTGNKDYTHQVDSVLKLMTVEEKVGQMIQYSNNKLLTGPSLDSRNHTEEIKRGEVGSIFNILTVERARQYQDLAMQSRLRIPLIFGLDVVHGMRTIFPIPMAEAASFNLELIKKTASVAAAETSAHGIHWTFAPMVDISRDARWGRSMEGAGEDPWYGSQVAKARVEGFQGTDYNDRNTVLACAKHFAAYGAAVAGKDYAEADISEHTLLQVYLPPFRAAVEAGVGTFMNAFNEINGIPATAHKPLLRDVLKGEWGFKGFVVSDWGSVGEIAKHRMAKDNEDAGRLAAIAGCDMDMHSMTYARHLVNLVKQGAVDITLIDDAVKRILTVKFELGLFDDPYRYNYREKEIGNKKVNAAHRKVAREAGAGSVVLLKNQNVLPVTSTAGKIAVVGPLNKAKKDMMGNWSAIGKAEEVISVFDGLKAALPKAKITYIEGYDLETNELKPLPDFSEYDVIIVSVGERAMESGEAKSKVDININANQQLMVKQIKEKAGKPVITLVMGGRPLIFSDMEPYADAILMTWWLGTEAGNSIADVLTGKYNPSGKLPMTFPRHVGQCPLYYNHKSTGRAWVPNNLWVSGYMDESVKPAYVFGYGLSYTTFEIAAPVMSKKEYKAGEPVVLTTSVTNTGQYTGKETVQLYLQDVVSSVTRPVIELCGIRQVELAPGETRKIEFTLSEQELGFFNSDKQFVTEPGDFKLFVGSSSDNLKATEFELIKK, encoded by the coding sequence ATGAAAAAGAATAGTCTTTTATGTGCAATAATTTGGGGTATCATGGCAACTTCCTTGCCCGCCCAGACAGGGAATAAGGATTATACTCATCAGGTAGATTCTGTACTGAAGCTTATGACTGTGGAAGAAAAAGTAGGACAAATGATTCAGTATTCCAATAATAAGCTTCTGACTGGTCCTTCCCTTGACAGTCGTAATCATACGGAAGAAATCAAACGTGGTGAGGTAGGTTCTATTTTCAATATATTGACTGTAGAGCGTGCAAGGCAATATCAGGATTTGGCTATGCAGTCCCGTTTGAGAATCCCATTAATTTTTGGTTTGGATGTTGTACATGGGATGAGGACCATTTTCCCGATACCGATGGCTGAGGCTGCCAGTTTTAATCTAGAGCTGATAAAAAAAACGGCAAGTGTGGCAGCAGCTGAGACTTCTGCCCATGGAATTCACTGGACGTTTGCTCCAATGGTCGATATTTCTAGGGATGCCCGTTGGGGGCGCTCGATGGAAGGAGCTGGGGAAGACCCTTGGTATGGTAGCCAGGTAGCAAAGGCTCGTGTAGAAGGTTTTCAGGGTACTGATTATAATGATAGAAACACAGTTCTTGCTTGTGCGAAGCATTTTGCTGCTTATGGAGCAGCGGTAGCAGGTAAGGATTATGCTGAAGCTGATATCTCGGAACATACACTTCTACAAGTATATTTACCACCATTCCGGGCTGCGGTAGAAGCCGGAGTAGGTACTTTCATGAATGCTTTTAATGAAATAAACGGTATTCCGGCAACTGCCCATAAGCCTCTTTTAAGAGATGTTCTGAAAGGAGAATGGGGATTCAAAGGCTTTGTAGTCAGTGATTGGGGCTCTGTTGGTGAGATTGCCAAGCATCGGATGGCAAAAGATAATGAGGACGCCGGTCGGTTGGCCGCTATTGCAGGCTGTGACATGGATATGCATTCTATGACTTATGCCAGACATTTGGTCAATTTGGTAAAACAGGGAGCTGTAGACATTACCTTGATTGATGATGCTGTAAAGCGGATTTTGACAGTGAAATTTGAATTAGGCTTGTTTGATGATCCTTATCGTTATAACTATCGTGAAAAGGAAATCGGAAACAAGAAAGTAAATGCTGCTCACAGGAAAGTGGCTCGTGAAGCTGGGGCTGGTTCAGTCGTCCTTCTGAAAAACCAAAATGTTTTGCCTGTTACATCCACTGCTGGTAAAATAGCTGTAGTCGGCCCTTTGAATAAAGCCAAAAAAGATATGATGGGAAATTGGTCCGCCATTGGAAAGGCTGAAGAAGTAATTTCTGTTTTTGATGGTCTGAAAGCGGCCTTACCAAAAGCTAAAATTACCTATATTGAAGGTTATGATTTGGAAACGAATGAATTGAAACCATTACCGGATTTTTCTGAGTATGACGTGATTATTGTATCAGTAGGAGAGCGTGCGATGGAGTCTGGAGAAGCGAAATCGAAAGTGGATATCAACATCAATGCTAATCAGCAGTTGATGGTGAAACAAATAAAAGAGAAGGCAGGGAAACCTGTTATCACTTTAGTTATGGGGGGGCGCCCGTTGATTTTCTCCGATATGGAACCTTATGCCGATGCTATTCTTATGACTTGGTGGCTTGGTACGGAAGCAGGCAATTCTATTGCGGATGTGCTTACTGGTAAATATAATCCGTCTGGTAAGTTGCCAATGACATTTCCCCGTCACGTAGGCCAGTGTCCGCTATATTACAATCATAAAAGTACGGGACGTGCCTGGGTGCCCAACAATCTGTGGGTAAGCGGTTATATGGATGAGAGTGTGAAACCTGCCTATGTGTTCGGATATGGCTTGAGTTATACGACTTTTGAAATTGCGGCTCCTGTGATGTCGAAAAAAGAATATAAAGCAGGAGAGCCGGTAGTGCTGACTACCTCTGTTACGAATACGGGGCAATATACGGGCAAAGAAACCGTTCAACTCTATTTGCAGGACGTGGTCAGTTCTGTGACCCGTCCGGTTATTGAGTTATGTGGAATCCGGCAGGTAGAATTGGCACCTGGAGAAACCCGAAAGATTGAATTTACCTTGTCTGAACAAGAACTAGGTTTCTTTAATTCAGATAAACAGTTTGTCACAGAGCCGGGTGACTTTAAACTCTTTGTCGGAAGCAGTTCGGATAATTTAAAAGCAACGGAATTTGAACTTATAAAAAAATAA
- a CDS encoding polysaccharide lyase family 8 super-sandwich domain-containing protein: MESHVVRPIFILLLLGFTLGLKADDLSVIRQKYIESILYKNKSEQQLIRLMCQRSHEKVVGDQMVVELMERCPIEVGHVRQLLSDLSEQGSWSGLDFTNSKAASWLPRIHAARVLELAKVYANSEHTFYKSAEIAEAIHKAMGYWFRMKPVAANWWYNEIGIPKVLGAAFVLFEDQLSMEEKKYAIEVMNQAKIGMTAQNRVWLAGNVLVKGLLLNDIQLVREARNAMNDEIKMAYGKAEGIKVDYSFHQHGPQQQVGNYGAAYLATMSFWAYILDGTSLALDQERFKLITNYTNEGVRRILWKNKMDVNNLGRQLYRQAQWNKAFSSLFSANALAQVNSKDRNVYQMLIDENLGNTSTALLGQYHFWKSDMTIHRRPTWMASVRMASDRVIGTESGTDNVKGYYLADGALYTYVDGDEYTDIFPCWDWRKVPGVTCYQEDKAVHVMGWLEKQNKGSFVGNVNDGTIGLTSMDLVRDGLYARKTWIFTPDYVLCLGAGIRSDSSYQVNTSVEQAVLRDNLLYWNKGKWEAVKDLKISCGDSQRFFHHQTGYILLEGEGRIFSEQRTNSWNDIMKIYPKSELQTKDVFTIYMNHGILPKNDSYQYVILPATTPKEVQHFDLSSFKIISNTSQCQAVQLNKETYLLALYEAGSVSLSGKLKFESNKKGLFILRTYKKKWKVYASDPTQTETFMEVVLNGNKREIKLPEGEYKGTVAMFSE; the protein is encoded by the coding sequence ATGGAATCACATGTAGTACGTCCTATTTTTATCCTATTGCTTTTGGGGTTTACTTTGGGACTAAAAGCGGATGATTTATCCGTTATCAGGCAGAAGTATATAGAGAGTATATTATATAAGAATAAATCAGAGCAGCAATTGATACGACTGATGTGTCAGAGATCCCATGAGAAAGTAGTCGGTGACCAGATGGTTGTAGAATTAATGGAACGTTGCCCGATAGAAGTTGGGCACGTTCGTCAATTATTATCTGATTTAAGTGAACAAGGTAGTTGGAGTGGGCTCGATTTCACTAATAGTAAGGCTGCCAGTTGGCTTCCGCGGATTCATGCGGCCCGTGTGCTTGAGTTGGCTAAAGTTTATGCTAATTCGGAACATACCTTTTATAAATCAGCTGAGATTGCAGAGGCCATTCATAAGGCTATGGGGTATTGGTTCCGGATGAAGCCGGTAGCTGCCAATTGGTGGTATAATGAAATAGGTATACCTAAAGTCTTGGGAGCTGCATTTGTTTTATTTGAAGACCAGTTGTCGATGGAAGAGAAGAAGTATGCTATTGAGGTGATGAACCAAGCAAAGATAGGGATGACGGCCCAGAATAGAGTTTGGCTAGCTGGCAATGTGTTGGTGAAAGGACTATTGCTAAATGACATTCAACTGGTACGGGAAGCAAGGAATGCCATGAATGATGAGATAAAAATGGCTTATGGCAAAGCAGAAGGGATCAAGGTTGATTATAGTTTTCATCAACACGGACCTCAACAGCAGGTCGGGAATTATGGTGCAGCTTATTTGGCTACTATGAGTTTTTGGGCATATATTCTTGACGGCACTTCATTGGCGTTGGATCAGGAGCGTTTTAAGCTTATCACTAACTATACGAATGAAGGTGTGCGGAGAATCTTGTGGAAAAACAAGATGGATGTAAATAATCTTGGAAGGCAACTTTATAGGCAGGCACAGTGGAATAAGGCTTTTTCGAGCTTATTCTCAGCTAATGCATTGGCGCAAGTGAATAGTAAAGACCGTAATGTATACCAGATGTTGATTGATGAAAATCTTGGGAATACATCAACTGCGTTGTTGGGACAATACCATTTCTGGAAATCTGATATGACAATCCATCGTCGTCCCACTTGGATGGCATCTGTAAGAATGGCATCGGACAGGGTGATCGGTACAGAGTCGGGTACGGATAACGTAAAAGGTTATTATTTGGCAGACGGTGCTCTCTACACGTATGTGGATGGTGATGAATATACGGATATATTTCCTTGTTGGGATTGGCGTAAAGTGCCTGGTGTGACTTGCTATCAGGAAGATAAGGCTGTCCATGTAATGGGATGGCTTGAAAAGCAAAATAAAGGCTCATTTGTGGGAAATGTGAATGATGGCACTATTGGCCTTACTTCGATGGATTTGGTAAGGGATGGGCTTTATGCTAGAAAGACGTGGATTTTTACACCAGATTATGTCTTATGTTTGGGAGCGGGTATTCGTTCTGATAGCAGTTATCAGGTGAATACTTCTGTGGAGCAGGCTGTACTAAGAGATAATTTATTGTATTGGAATAAAGGAAAGTGGGAAGCTGTGAAAGATTTGAAAATTTCCTGTGGGGATTCCCAGCGCTTTTTTCACCATCAGACCGGATACATCTTGTTGGAAGGCGAGGGGCGTATTTTCTCTGAACAGCGTACAAATTCTTGGAATGATATCATGAAGATATATCCTAAAAGCGAGTTGCAGACGAAAGATGTGTTTACTATTTATATGAATCATGGAATTCTTCCAAAAAATGACTCATATCAATACGTGATATTGCCGGCTACCACTCCTAAGGAAGTACAACACTTTGACTTATCTTCATTTAAAATAATTAGTAATACCAGTCAATGTCAGGCAGTCCAACTGAATAAAGAGACATATTTACTTGCATTGTATGAAGCTGGAAGTGTTTCCTTATCCGGTAAACTAAAGTTTGAAAGCAATAAAAAAGGGCTTTTTATTCTGCGTACTTATAAGAAAAAGTGGAAAGTGTATGCTTCAGATCCAACTCAGACAGAAACATTCATGGAAGTGGTCCTTAATGGAAATAAAAGAGAAATCAAATTGCCCGAAGGCGAATATAAAGGAACTGTTGCCATGTTCTCTGAATAA